The Gordonia mangrovi genome includes the window CCACCCTGCACCAGGGCCAGTGCGAACGGCCTGCCCAATTCGGCGCTGCGGTAGCTCGACGTCACGTGGCCGAGCATCGGGACCGGCGGAGGCGGCAGCGTGCGGTCGGGGCGATGGGAGATGATCTGCGATCCCTCCGGCAGCCAGGTGGTGCCGTCGGTCGGCAACAGGCCCACGAGATGCTTGCGGTCGGATGCCGTCGCCGAGGCGCGTGCGAAGGAGCGCTTCCCGATGAAGTCGGGCTTCTTCTTCGACACCGCCCAACTCATCCCCAGGTCGTGCGGGGTGACGGTGCCGTCGGTGTCCTGCCCGATGATCGGATAGCCCTTCTCGGCGCGCAGCACATGCATAGTCTCGGTGCCGTACGGGGTGATGCCGTACGGCTCGCCGGCCGCGATCAGCCCCCGCCACAACGCATCCGCATAGTTGGCGCCGACGTTGACCTCGTAGGCGAGCTCACCGGAGAAGCTGATGCGGCCGATGCGGACGGGCACCCCGCGGTAGGTGGTGTCGCGCCAGCCCATGAACTCGAAGGCCTCGGTGGAGACGTCGAGGTCGGCGAACACCGCCCCGACGACGTCGCGCGACCGGGGTCCCACCACCGGGAAGGTGGCCACCTGGTCGGTGAGCGACGTCATCCACACGCGCAGTTCCGGCCATTCGGTCTGATGCCACTCCTCCATCCAGTCGAGGATGGCGGCGGCATTGCCGGTGGTGGTGTACACGGTGTAGCGGTCGGTGGCGGTGCGCATCACCGTGCCGTCGTCCTTGACCATCCCGTCCGCGCCGCACATGACGCCGTAGCGGACCTTGCCGACCGCCAGGGTGCTCATCATGTTGGTGTAAAGCAGGTCGAGGAACGTTGGGGCGTCGGGCCCGGCGACGTCGATGACGCCGAGGGTGGAGCCGTCCAGAATGCCGACACCCGTGCGGACCGCGGCACATTCGCGCAGCACGGCATCATGCATGTCCTCGCCGCCGCGCGGGTAGTACCGGGGTCGCTTCCACTGGCCGACATCCTCGAAGACGGCACCGCGTTCGACATGCCAGTCGTGGATCGGCGTCCGCCGCACCGGGTCGTAGCCGTCCCCGCGGTCGCGGCCGGCGAGTGCGGCGAAGGTGACCGGGGTGTAGGGCGGACGGAAGGTGGTGGTGCCGGCGGCATCGACCGGGATACCGAGCATCTGCGCGACGATCCCCGAGGTCACGATGCCCGAGGTCTTGCCCTGGTCGTGGCCGGTACCGATGGTGGTGTAGCGCTTGACATGTTCCACCGACCGCATGCCGGCGCCGAGCGCCCGGGCGATGTCGGCGACGGTGGCGTCGCGCTGCAGGTCGACGAACGACGTCGAGTCCCCGCCGTGCGGATCGGGCACATACCAGCAGACGGCGGGTGCCGCCGGGGTGCGTTCGGTGACCCGCGGGACGGCACGGAACTCCGGCAGTGGACGGCCCAGACCGTTCAGGCTCGCGACCGCACCGCGTCGGCCGCTCGCCAGACATGCGGTCAGGGTTGTGAGACCGTCTGCAGCGCCGACGATCTCGGTGTTCGCCACGGTGCCGGTGGGCAGGAAGGCCGATGCGTGGTCGTCGAAGGCGATCGTCCCCCGCAGCTGGCTCCACAGGTGTACCGCCGGATTCCAGCCACCGCTGACCAAGACGGTGTCACAGGCGATAGAAGTATCGTCGCTCAGGTCGACCGCGGTGACCGCATCGGTGCCGTGCGCGCGGGTCACGGTGGTGTCGGCCAGGATCGGGACGCCACGGCGCTGCGCCTTCTCGCGCAGGTCCGCGCTCACCGTCGCGCGGACATCGACGATGGCGGGCACCGACATGCCTGCGTCGACAAGAGCGAAGGCGGCCGCATACGCCGCGTCGCAGGCGGTGAACACCACCGCCGTGCGCCCCACCCGCACCCCGTACCGCTTCAGGTACTCGGCGCCGGCACCGGCGAGCATGACGCCGGGCAGATCGTTGCCGGCGAACACGATCGGGCGTTCGTGGGCGCCGGTGGCGATGACGATGCGGCGGGCCCGGATCCGGTGCACCCGCTGCCGCGACACGTGGGCGGGCGCAGCGGTGCCGAGATGGTCGGTGCGGTGCTCGACGGCGAGAATGAAACCGTCGTCGTAGGCGCCGAACGCGGTTGTCCTGGTCAGCCGCGTGACGTGGGCATACGAATCGAGTTCGGCGACCGCGTCGGTCACCCATCGGGCACCGGGTGTCGCGCCGCCGGGTTCACCGCGCTCGTCGACGAGCAGCACCCGCGCACCGGCGCGGGCGGAGATGACGGCCGACATCAGACCGGCCGCCCCCGCCCCCACCACCAGGACGTCGGGATGATGGTGCAGTGCGTCGTAGCGGGCGTCGTCGACGGTGGTGCTGAGCTTGCCCCAGCCCGGGACGCCATGTGCGACGAGCCCGGAGCACAGAGCGACGGTGGTGGCAGGGATCATCGGCTCCACGAACGGCGCATCGACACCGACCTGCGCGGTCGCATCCTCGGC containing:
- a CDS encoding sarcosine oxidase subunit delta, which translates into the protein MQMIPCPHCGPREETEFHYGAAAGIAYPEQPAELDDTDWAHYLFFRPNPKGAMTERWCHTSGCRQWFTLERDTVTYEFATTGGRGLDTPDGGLISIHPSPSGSGLLNQRQEANPPTHAGSQPFRTGTGGRIDRSRPIDFEFDGVTYRGYAGDTLASALLANGVRVVTNSVNLGRPRGITGAWAEDATAQVGVDAPFVEPMIPATTVALCSGLVAHGVPGWGKLSTTVDDARYDALHHHPDVLVVGAGAAGLMSAVISARAGARVLLVDERGEPGGATPGARWVTDAVAELDSYAHVTRLTRTTAFGAYDDGFILAVEHRTDHLGTAAPAHVSRQRVHRIRARRIVIATGAHERPIVFAGNDLPGVMLAGAGAEYLKRYGVRVGRTAVVFTACDAAYAAAFALVDAGMSVPAIVDVRATVSADLREKAQRRGVPILADTTVTRAHGTDAVTAVDLSDDTSIACDTVLVSGGWNPAVHLWSQLRGTIAFDDHASAFLPTGTVANTEIVGAADGLTTLTACLASGRRGAVASLNGLGRPLPEFRAVPRVTERTPAAPAVCWYVPDPHGGDSTSFVDLQRDATVADIARALGAGMRSVEHVKRYTTIGTGHDQGKTSGIVTSGIVAQMLGIPVDAAGTTTFRPPYTPVTFAALAGRDRGDGYDPVRRTPIHDWHVERGAVFEDVGQWKRPRYYPRGGEDMHDAVLRECAAVRTGVGILDGSTLGVIDVAGPDAPTFLDLLYTNMMSTLAVGKVRYGVMCGADGMVKDDGTVMRTATDRYTVYTTTGNAAAILDWMEEWHQTEWPELRVWMTSLTDQVATFPVVGPRSRDVVGAVFADLDVSTEAFEFMGWRDTTYRGVPVRIGRISFSGELAYEVNVGANYADALWRGLIAAGEPYGITPYGTETMHVLRAEKGYPIIGQDTDGTVTPHDLGMSWAVSKKKPDFIGKRSFARASATASDRKHLVGLLPTDGTTWLPEGSQIISHRPDRTLPPPPVPMLGHVTSSYRSAELGRPFALALVQGGRDLIGTRLDVPVGDTLCEVEITSTVFVDAEGARRDG